A genomic window from Methanobrevibacter gottschalkii DSM 11977 includes:
- a CDS encoding glycosyltransferase family 4 protein produces the protein MCGKMNNTDMLILFLITLCATIFFTWYIKRILIKARIADNPIVSEHRHKSGTPTMGGIAFLFTISLIIALYYQNTPILLVSFIMLAGGIVGLVDDLIGLKVKEVQKIVVNTSSDVITLGRLDVEPNEEVRVATPKAKAEVDDLLKDGKVEVVGEVPIKTEPGELEKIICQIVLGLFFALTGIITAVGGFKLGVLAIPVVVIAILGSINSINLIDGMDGLAAGIVGIASIACCVYGYLFGPASIIPPFLILSGLCLGFLVFNKHPASIFMGDTGSFVLGTGYAAAVLVCDIPYFGVLALGVPIISVVVSLLHRAHIIKLPVEPLHHTLNHYGMSETRIIVSYWGITFLLCIIGILAKMYVF, from the coding sequence TTGTGTGGTAAAATGAATAATACAGATATGTTAATTCTTTTTTTAATAACATTATGTGCTACAATATTCTTTACATGGTATATTAAAAGAATATTAATTAAAGCAAGGATTGCTGATAATCCTATAGTTAGTGAACATAGACATAAAAGTGGTACTCCTACAATGGGGGGTATCGCATTCTTATTTACAATCTCTTTAATTATTGCGTTGTATTATCAAAATACTCCGATCTTGCTTGTATCTTTTATAATGCTTGCAGGGGGAATTGTGGGTTTGGTTGATGATTTAATTGGTCTTAAAGTTAAAGAAGTTCAAAAAATCGTTGTAAATACTTCAAGTGATGTTATTACTCTTGGAAGGTTGGATGTTGAACCTAATGAAGAAGTACGTGTAGCTACTCCTAAAGCAAAAGCTGAAGTTGATGATTTGCTTAAGGATGGTAAAGTAGAAGTTGTTGGTGAAGTTCCAATTAAAACTGAACCTGGCGAACTTGAAAAAATTATATGTCAAATTGTATTGGGATTATTCTTCGCTTTAACTGGCATCATTACTGCAGTAGGTGGTTTCAAATTAGGTGTTTTAGCTATTCCTGTTGTTGTAATAGCTATTCTTGGTTCTATTAATTCTATTAATCTTATTGATGGTATGGATGGTCTTGCAGCAGGTATTGTTGGAATTGCTTCAATTGCTTGTTGTGTATATGGTTATTTATTTGGACCTGCATCAATTATTCCTCCATTCCTAATTCTTTCAGGTTTATGCTTAGGATTCTTAGTATTTAACAAGCATCCTGCATCAATATTTATGGGGGATACTGGATCATTTGTTTTGGGTACTGGTTATGCAGCTGCTGTTTTAGTATGCGATATTCCTTACTTTGGAGTTCTTGCATTAGGCGTACCGATTATTTCAGTTGTGGTTAGTTTACTTCACAGAGCACATATTATCAAATTACCAGTAGAACCACTGCATCACACTTTAAATCATTATGGTATGTCTGAAACAAGAATTATAGTTAGTTATTGGGGAATTACATTTTTATTATGTATAATTGGTATTCTTGCTAAGATGTATGTATTTTAA
- a CDS encoding Mur ligase family protein: MDIQELVRLVEGELVGNVDFFSIDGFSGRFTFLNDAHTGDIVVRHWIDGNGVAMAFKKNIACLITQTPKDDAIEMAEKLNFPLVITNKIELANALALSHTIDKYSHNSTNVVITGTNGKSTTSHLIYHILNNAGFHVLTNTDSESEFNTLIDPMVSKLISDEVKKNGKLDYLVIEVSEVQGWLGKLMKNHAALMSEAIKPQVGVITNIAMDHIGLVNSIDDVFNEITAVPKAIGDGICILNHDDELVRKLNAKNPFYTSMSKIDGDNAVYFDDGTIYYNDNPILTIGELPFTGKHFIQNILSAIGACISLNLPIEDIVDGVRSYKALNRRFTKLNDEPLIYDDFAHNPDGIKATISETLKLLPDNQKLYVVCAIRGSRGVEINQLNVEAIVESMDDGIELVLSSSNDVVNNLNWVNENEKEVFFNVLNQNNIDYVHFDNLKDCLNEVYNKADKKDIILLIGAQGMDHAEFLLKDII; encoded by the coding sequence ATGGATATTCAAGAGTTAGTTAGATTAGTTGAGGGTGAACTTGTCGGTAATGTTGATTTTTTTTCAATTGATGGGTTTTCGGGTAGATTTACTTTTTTAAATGATGCACACACAGGAGACATTGTTGTAAGACATTGGATTGATGGTAATGGTGTTGCTATGGCATTTAAAAAGAATATTGCATGTTTAATAACACAAACTCCAAAAGATGATGCTATTGAAATGGCAGAAAAACTTAATTTTCCATTAGTGATTACAAATAAAATTGAACTTGCTAATGCTTTAGCACTTTCACATACAATTGATAAATATTCTCATAATTCAACTAATGTTGTCATAACCGGAACAAATGGTAAATCAACTACTTCTCATTTAATTTATCATATTTTAAACAATGCTGGTTTTCATGTTCTCACAAACACTGATAGTGAATCTGAATTCAACACGTTAATTGATCCGATGGTTTCTAAATTAATTTCTGATGAAGTTAAAAAAAATGGTAAATTGGATTATTTGGTTATTGAAGTTTCTGAGGTTCAAGGATGGCTTGGAAAACTAATGAAAAATCATGCAGCATTAATGAGTGAAGCTATTAAACCACAGGTTGGCGTAATAACTAATATTGCAATGGATCATATTGGTCTTGTAAATTCCATTGATGATGTGTTTAATGAAATAACTGCAGTTCCAAAAGCAATAGGTGATGGAATATGTATTTTAAATCATGATGATGAACTAGTTAGGAAATTAAATGCAAAAAATCCATTTTACACCTCAATGTCTAAAATAGATGGCGATAATGCAGTATATTTTGATGACGGGACTATTTATTATAATGATAATCCAATTTTAACTATTGGGGAGTTGCCATTCACCGGTAAACATTTTATACAAAATATATTATCCGCTATTGGCGCATGTATTTCTCTAAATTTACCAATTGAGGATATTGTTGATGGAGTTAGATCTTATAAGGCACTTAATAGACGTTTTACAAAATTAAATGATGAACCTTTAATTTATGATGATTTTGCACATAATCCTGATGGAATTAAAGCAACAATATCCGAAACCCTAAAATTACTTCCTGATAATCAAAAATTATATGTTGTTTGTGCTATTAGAGGATCAAGGGGTGTTGAAATTAATCAATTAAATGTTGAAGCTATTGTTGAATCTATGGATGATGGCATTGAATTAGTATTATCTTCAAGTAATGATGTTGTTAATAATTTAAATTGGGTTAATGAAAATGAAAAAGAAGTTTTCTTCAATGTTTTGAATCAAAATAATATTGATTATGTTCATTTTGACAATTTAAAAGATTGCTTAAATGAAGTTTATAACAAAGCAGATAAAAAAGATATTATTTTATTAATTGGTGCTCAGGGAATGGATCATGCGGAGTTCCTTTTAAAGGACATAATATAA
- a CDS encoding DUF356 domain-containing protein, which translates to MALILIRGETNSKLLNAIADMERHGNLNLITKPKVVDSKFADSLVEKILNSKLRTKSKVATAFFVKEDTTLSIMQVKKIHPPAHVVVVSDEYEGYHKLKKLLDNAKVFQGYYSHKAKNDGLIDYSIKGKKRHVKNEKLNSYIK; encoded by the coding sequence ATGGCATTAATTTTAATCAGAGGAGAAACAAATTCAAAATTACTTAATGCAATTGCAGACATGGAACGTCATGGTAATTTGAATTTAATAACTAAACCTAAGGTGGTCGACTCTAAATTTGCTGATTCATTGGTTGAAAAAATTTTAAATTCAAAACTTAGAACAAAATCTAAAGTTGCCACTGCGTTTTTTGTAAAAGAGGATACTACATTGAGTATTATGCAAGTAAAAAAGATTCATCCTCCAGCACATGTAGTTGTTGTTAGTGATGAATATGAGGGTTATCATAAATTAAAGAAATTATTAGATAATGCTAAAGTATTCCAAGGTTATTATTCTCATAAGGCAAAAAATGATGGGTTAATAGATTATTCAATTAAAGGGAAAAAAAGACATGTTAAAAATGAAAAATTGAACAGCTATATAAAATAA
- a CDS encoding multiprotein bridging factor aMBF1 translates to MECEICGKTVPENNPIRAKIEGSVMVVCKECSKLGTIQKAPQQPKFRQQPKGKKAKNTKNTGNYSRRDEPSEELIEDFNLKIRKARETKNWSREDLGKKINERVSVITRIETGKMTPDTKLTKKIEKTLNIKLLEKVNNIDLNQFINTSTGERALGSIMKIKRK, encoded by the coding sequence ATGGAATGTGAAATCTGTGGTAAAACAGTACCCGAAAATAATCCAATTAGAGCAAAAATTGAAGGATCAGTTATGGTTGTATGTAAAGAGTGTTCAAAACTTGGAACAATACAAAAAGCACCACAACAACCAAAATTTAGACAACAACCTAAAGGAAAAAAAGCAAAGAATACTAAAAATACCGGAAATTATTCTAGAAGAGATGAACCCTCAGAAGAATTAATTGAAGATTTTAACCTAAAAATTAGAAAAGCAAGAGAGACAAAAAATTGGTCTCGTGAGGATTTAGGTAAGAAAATTAATGAAAGAGTATCAGTTATTACCAGAATTGAAACTGGAAAAATGACACCTGATACTAAATTAACCAAAAAAATTGAAAAAACTTTAAATATAAAACTTCTTGAAAAAGTAAATAATATTGATTTAAATCAATTTATAAATACCTCCACAGGTGAACGCGCCTTAGGAAGTATAATGAAAATAAAAAGAAAATAG
- a CDS encoding proteasome-activating nucleotidase, with translation MIHMDDFNDLENSSKEQLMEKVEDLQNEIDLLKEEKSKAKSNLMWKVRKLEKDKVLIENEKIRLERETKSLRSEVDRFRSPPLVLATITEVLDDNRMTVKSSTGPSFLVNYSKFLDEKLLVPGSRVALNQQTFGIVEVLPSEKDANVSGMEIETKPDITYEKIGGLEEQIREVKETVELPLTEPELFENVGIEPPKGILLYGPPGTGKTLLAKAVANETNATFIKIVASEFVKKYIGEGARLVREVFELAKEKAPAIIFIDELDAVAAKRLKSSTSGDREVQRTLMQLLAELDGFESRGDIGIIGATNRPDILDPALLRPGRFDRFIEVPLPNVDGRREILKIHTKNMSFDEEADLDLLADLTEGLSGADLKAVCTEAGMFAIREKRDKITVTDFMDAIDKVMSKNKEDEMFNTEAGVMFG, from the coding sequence ATGATTCACATGGATGATTTCAATGATTTGGAAAACTCTTCAAAAGAACAATTAATGGAAAAAGTAGAAGATTTACAAAATGAAATTGATTTGTTAAAAGAAGAAAAATCCAAAGCAAAAAGTAACTTAATGTGGAAAGTTAGAAAATTAGAAAAAGATAAAGTCTTAATAGAAAATGAAAAGATTAGACTTGAGAGAGAAACTAAATCATTACGTTCAGAAGTTGATAGGTTTAGATCTCCACCTTTGGTGTTAGCTACTATTACTGAAGTCTTAGATGATAATAGAATGACTGTTAAAAGTAGCACAGGACCTAGTTTCCTTGTTAATTACTCAAAATTCTTAGATGAAAAATTATTAGTTCCGGGTTCAAGGGTTGCATTGAATCAACAAACTTTCGGTATTGTTGAAGTTTTACCGTCTGAAAAAGATGCTAATGTTTCTGGAATGGAAATTGAAACTAAACCGGATATTACCTACGAAAAAATTGGTGGATTGGAAGAACAAATTAGGGAAGTTAAAGAAACAGTTGAATTACCTTTAACTGAACCAGAATTATTCGAAAATGTAGGAATTGAACCCCCTAAAGGAATATTGTTGTATGGTCCTCCGGGAACTGGTAAAACATTACTTGCAAAAGCTGTTGCAAATGAAACTAATGCTACCTTTATTAAAATTGTAGCTTCTGAGTTTGTTAAAAAATACATTGGGGAAGGAGCAAGATTAGTACGTGAAGTATTTGAACTGGCTAAAGAAAAAGCTCCTGCTATTATATTCATCGATGAACTTGATGCTGTTGCAGCTAAAAGACTTAAAAGTTCCACCAGTGGAGATAGGGAAGTTCAAAGAACATTAATGCAGCTTTTAGCAGAGTTAGATGGATTTGAATCCAGGGGGGATATTGGTATTATTGGTGCAACCAACAGGCCAGATATTTTAGATCCTGCATTATTGCGTCCTGGTCGTTTTGATAGATTTATTGAAGTTCCACTTCCAAATGTTGATGGAAGACGTGAAATTCTTAAAATCCATACTAAAAATATGTCTTTTGATGAAGAAGCAGATCTTGATTTACTTGCGGATCTAACTGAAGGTTTATCTGGTGCTGATTTAAAAGCAGTATGTACTGAAGCAGGCATGTTTGCAATTCGTGAAAAACGTGATAAAATAACTGTCACTGACTTTATGGATGCTATTGACAAAGTCATGAGTAAAAATAAAGAAGACGAAATGTTTAATACTGAAGCAGGAGTAATGTTTGGATAA